In Vigna unguiculata cultivar IT97K-499-35 chromosome 3, ASM411807v1, whole genome shotgun sequence, a single genomic region encodes these proteins:
- the LOC114177973 gene encoding serine/threonine-protein kinase AFC2 isoform X1, whose product MEMERVFEFPHSHMDRRPRKRARLGWDIPEVPKAQVGLFCGQDVGAISSYAPSRGPSEHTTCSLFVKAVAQNGSPPWRDDDKDGHYMFALGDNLTSRYKIHSKMGEGTFGQVLECWDRERKEMVAIKIVRGIKKYREAAMIEIEVLQQLGKHDKGGNRCVQIRNWFDYRNHICIVFEKLGPSLYDFLRKNNYRSFPIDLVREIGRQLLECIAFMHDLRMIHTDLKPENILLVSPEYVKVPDYKSSSRSPSTYFKRVPKSSAIKVIDFGSTTYERDDQTYIVSTRHYRAPEVILGLGWSYPCDIWSVGCILVELCTGEALFQTHENLEHLAMMERVLGPLPQHMLKRVDRNAEKYVRRGRLDWPEGATSRESIKAVMKLPRLQNLIMQHVDHSAGDLIHLLQGLLRFDPSERLTAKEALRYPFFMRDHFRR is encoded by the exons ATGGAGATGGAACGCGTTTTCGAATTTCCCCACTCTCACATGGATCGGCGACCGAGAAAGAGAGCGAGGTTGGGCTGGGACATTCCTGAGGTCCCTAAG GCTCAGGTAGGATTGTTTTGTGGACAAGATGTTGGGGCTATTTCAAGCTATGCTCCTTCGAGGGGTCCCTCAGAACATACCACTTGTTCCCTATTTGTTAAGGCTGTTGCTCAAAATGGTTCTCCCCCTTGGCGAGATGATGACAAAGATGGACATTACATGTTTGCGCTTGGAGATAATTTAACTTCTCGCT ATAAGATCCATAGCAAAATGGGTGAAGGAACTTTTGGGCAGGTCTTAGAATGCTGGGACCGAGAAAGGAAGGAAATGGTTGCGATTAAAATTGTCCGTGGGATAAAGAAGTATCGAGAAGCAGCCATGATAGAAATTGAGGTGTTGCAACAGCTTGGTAAACATGACAAAGGAGGCAATCG TTGTGTGCAAATACGGAACTGGTTTGACTATCGTAATCATATCTGTATT GTGTTTGAGAAACTTGGACCAAGCTTATACGATTTTCTTCGGAAAAACAATTATCGCTCATTTCCCATTGATCTTGTCCGCGAGATTGGCAGACAACTATTGGAATGTATAGCAT TCATGCATGATTTGCGGATGATTCATACTGACCTGAAACCTGAAAACATATTACTAGTTTCGCCGGAATATGTCAAAGTGCCCGACTACAAG aGTTCGTCTAGATCACCAAGTACCTATTTCAAGAGAGTTCCCAAATCTAGCGCCATAAAGGTTATTGATTTTGGAAGCACCACTTACGAGCGAGATGATCAGACTTACATTGTATCAACTCGTCATTATAGAGCGCCTGAAGTTATCCTTG GACTTGGCTGGAGCTATCCATGTGATATATGGAGTGTAGGATGTATATTGGTGGAGTTATGCACG GGCGAAGCATTATTTCAGACTCATGAAAATTTAGAACATCTTGCTATGATGGAAAGGGTACTTGGTCCTTTACCACAGCACATGTTGAAGAGAGTCGA TCGAAATGCTGAGAAGTATGTTAGGAGGGGTAGATTAGACTGGCCTGAGGGTGCAACCTCGAGGGAGAGTATCAAAGCTGTAATGAAGCTTCCTAGGTTACag AACCTTATAATGCAGCATGTAGATCATTCAGCAGGCGATCTCATACATCTGTTACAGGGATTACTTAGATTTGATCCCTCTGAAAGACTTACAGCCAAGGAAGCCCTTAGATATCCCTTCTTTATGAGAGATCACTTTAGGAGATAA
- the LOC114177973 gene encoding serine/threonine-protein kinase AFC2 isoform X2 produces the protein MGEGTFGQVLECWDRERKEMVAIKIVRGIKKYREAAMIEIEVLQQLGKHDKGGNRCVQIRNWFDYRNHICIVFEKLGPSLYDFLRKNNYRSFPIDLVREIGRQLLECIAFMHDLRMIHTDLKPENILLVSPEYVKVPDYKSSSRSPSTYFKRVPKSSAIKVIDFGSTTYERDDQTYIVSTRHYRAPEVILGLGWSYPCDIWSVGCILVELCTGEALFQTHENLEHLAMMERVLGPLPQHMLKRVDRNAEKYVRRGRLDWPEGATSRESIKAVMKLPRLQNLIMQHVDHSAGDLIHLLQGLLRFDPSERLTAKEALRYPFFMRDHFRR, from the exons ATGGGTGAAGGAACTTTTGGGCAGGTCTTAGAATGCTGGGACCGAGAAAGGAAGGAAATGGTTGCGATTAAAATTGTCCGTGGGATAAAGAAGTATCGAGAAGCAGCCATGATAGAAATTGAGGTGTTGCAACAGCTTGGTAAACATGACAAAGGAGGCAATCG TTGTGTGCAAATACGGAACTGGTTTGACTATCGTAATCATATCTGTATT GTGTTTGAGAAACTTGGACCAAGCTTATACGATTTTCTTCGGAAAAACAATTATCGCTCATTTCCCATTGATCTTGTCCGCGAGATTGGCAGACAACTATTGGAATGTATAGCAT TCATGCATGATTTGCGGATGATTCATACTGACCTGAAACCTGAAAACATATTACTAGTTTCGCCGGAATATGTCAAAGTGCCCGACTACAAG aGTTCGTCTAGATCACCAAGTACCTATTTCAAGAGAGTTCCCAAATCTAGCGCCATAAAGGTTATTGATTTTGGAAGCACCACTTACGAGCGAGATGATCAGACTTACATTGTATCAACTCGTCATTATAGAGCGCCTGAAGTTATCCTTG GACTTGGCTGGAGCTATCCATGTGATATATGGAGTGTAGGATGTATATTGGTGGAGTTATGCACG GGCGAAGCATTATTTCAGACTCATGAAAATTTAGAACATCTTGCTATGATGGAAAGGGTACTTGGTCCTTTACCACAGCACATGTTGAAGAGAGTCGA TCGAAATGCTGAGAAGTATGTTAGGAGGGGTAGATTAGACTGGCCTGAGGGTGCAACCTCGAGGGAGAGTATCAAAGCTGTAATGAAGCTTCCTAGGTTACag AACCTTATAATGCAGCATGTAGATCATTCAGCAGGCGATCTCATACATCTGTTACAGGGATTACTTAGATTTGATCCCTCTGAAAGACTTACAGCCAAGGAAGCCCTTAGATATCCCTTCTTTATGAGAGATCACTTTAGGAGATAA
- the LOC114177973 gene encoding serine/threonine-protein kinase AFC2 isoform X3, with amino-acid sequence MTKEAIVMHDLRMIHTDLKPENILLVSPEYVKVPDYKSSSRSPSTYFKRVPKSSAIKVIDFGSTTYERDDQTYIVSTRHYRAPEVILGLGWSYPCDIWSVGCILVELCTGEALFQTHENLEHLAMMERVLGPLPQHMLKRVDRNAEKYVRRGRLDWPEGATSRESIKAVMKLPRLQNLIMQHVDHSAGDLIHLLQGLLRFDPSERLTAKEALRYPFFMRDHFRR; translated from the exons ATGACAAAGGAGGCAATCG TCATGCATGATTTGCGGATGATTCATACTGACCTGAAACCTGAAAACATATTACTAGTTTCGCCGGAATATGTCAAAGTGCCCGACTACAAG aGTTCGTCTAGATCACCAAGTACCTATTTCAAGAGAGTTCCCAAATCTAGCGCCATAAAGGTTATTGATTTTGGAAGCACCACTTACGAGCGAGATGATCAGACTTACATTGTATCAACTCGTCATTATAGAGCGCCTGAAGTTATCCTTG GACTTGGCTGGAGCTATCCATGTGATATATGGAGTGTAGGATGTATATTGGTGGAGTTATGCACG GGCGAAGCATTATTTCAGACTCATGAAAATTTAGAACATCTTGCTATGATGGAAAGGGTACTTGGTCCTTTACCACAGCACATGTTGAAGAGAGTCGA TCGAAATGCTGAGAAGTATGTTAGGAGGGGTAGATTAGACTGGCCTGAGGGTGCAACCTCGAGGGAGAGTATCAAAGCTGTAATGAAGCTTCCTAGGTTACag AACCTTATAATGCAGCATGTAGATCATTCAGCAGGCGATCTCATACATCTGTTACAGGGATTACTTAGATTTGATCCCTCTGAAAGACTTACAGCCAAGGAAGCCCTTAGATATCCCTTCTTTATGAGAGATCACTTTAGGAGATAA